TCAAATTTCAGGCTACCGGCACGGGTATAGGCCTCGTTGCCATCGGCGTCTTCCACCGCTATCCAGCCATCGCCTTTCACGGCGACATCCAAATCCCGGGCGGTACTGTTAATCGGGCCGTGACGGAAACTGGCCTGGGGATTTTCGGTCATGGCGAATACCCGTGTGGGCAATCCCTCACCAAAGGCTTGCATGGAGCGGGATTGCTCCAGATCGGCCTTGAAGCCATCGGTATTGGCGTTGGCCAGATTGTTGGCCCGAATGGAAAGCGAATTGAGATTCTGCTTGGCACCACTCATGGCGATATAGAGAAATTTGTCCACGCTGGGCTCCGTCAAAGATCTAGCATGCACTTAGCAAAGCAAACTGCATGCCAAGTAACCAAGAGCAAGTCCGGCAAGGACTGGGAAGGCGAAAATCAGCACGACAAGGGGGAAGGATGCAGGCAAAAAATTGCCGCCCGAAGGCGGCAACCAAGGAGAGAAAATCTTAACGGATCTGCAGAATGGTCTGCTGCAGTGTGTTATTCACTTCCAATGTACGGCTGTTGGCCTGGAAGTTACGCTGCGCCGAAATCAGGTCAACCAACTCTGTGGTCAAATCCACGTTGGACTGTTCCAGCGCCGCCGAGCGAATGGCACCGAAGGTACCACTGTTGGCTTCGCCGGCGAGGGCTGTGCCAGAGGCCAGGCTTTCTTTCCAGGAGGTGTTACCCACCTGAGTCAGCCCCTGCTCGTTGGCAAAACGCACCAGGGCAACGCGGCCAAGGGGTACGGTGCTGCCATTACTGTAGGCGGCTTTAATCAGGCCATCTTCACCCACTTCCACGTTGGTCAGGCGGCCTACAGTGGTACCGTCCTGGGTCAGCTCAGTCACCTCAAACGCAGATGCGTACTGAGTCGGGTTGGCAAAATTAATGGTAAGGGTTTGGCTGCCGTCGGCACCTGGCCCCAGAATGCCGGCACCACCAATCCCCAGGGGCTCTGTGGTAATGATAGCGGGGTTGGTTCCAGTGTATGTACCAGTGCTGTTAAAGGTCAGCACCGCCCCCGACCAGCCACCGATGGTTTGGGCAGTTCCGGTGGCGTCAGGGGTACCGTCACCATTGGTATCCATTTGGTAAGTACCTGGACCACCGCCAAGATTCACAGGCTGACCGTCAAGGGCATAGTAAGCCACCCAGTTGTTTTCACCTGTGTAGGCACCATTGTTTGGCCGAACAAAGTAGGTGGTCAGAATGTGTGGCTCGCCGAGAGAGTCATAAATAGTAGACGAGGTAGAGTTATTGAACGTGGTTGGATCATCAGGGTCAAACGCCGCTGGGTCTTTGGTTTTTTCACCGGCGTTCAGGTTCATCTGAATACCCACGTTCTCTGTCATCACCGGGCTGCCTGCGGTGTCAGGAATTTGTACAGGACGGGTGGTAGTCAAACTCACAGAAGTGGAGTTGCCGAATTTGTCTACCGGGAAGGTCTGCAGGAAGTTGCCCGCTGAATCCACCAAATAGTTGTTGCTGTCTACCTTAAATGCACCGGCGCGGGTGAAGCTGTAATCACGGGCCGACGGATCGGCCGACGTCACAAAAAAGCCGCCACCGCTGATGGCCAAGTCCAGCGCGTTGCTGGTGAACTGCAAACTGCCCTGATGGAACTGCTGCGCCACCTGAGTAGTGGTCACGCCGCCACCCACCTGGGTTTTGCTGTTGGAGAAAATGGACGCCGCATACACATCGGCAAACTCAGCACGCGACTCTTTAAAGCCCGTGGTGTTGACGTTGGCGATATTATTGGCTGTGGTATTCAAATCTTTTTGGGCGGCAGCGATGCCACTGAGTGCGATATTGAAAGACATAAGTCAGTTACCTCTTTAGTCTGTTTTTTCTGGATCAGCTCTCAGCCACAGCCAGAACATCCGATAGTTTAATGCCGCCAATGCCACGCAAATTAAGAATGGCGCCTGTTGCTGCAGTCCCGAGCGACACGCTGGTCACATGGGCATAAGTTGAAACCGGTAATTCTTCGGCCTTACCATCAATACGGCCACTGGCCTTGATGGTGTAAGTGCCTTCGGCGACGGGTTTGCCTTCAGCATCGAGGCCGTCCCAATTCACATCAATATTGCCGCCGTCACTGCCGTCAACACTGAAGGTTTTCACCAGCTGTCCCTTGGCATCTTCAATACGCACCATGATGGTTTCGATGGGCTTGGAGGTACTGATGACACCATGGAGGTTGGGCTCTTCGGTGGACACATGGCCTGAAGCCGACGGGATCAACACCTTCTGCCCCACCAGACCCGATGCCTGCAGTGCCTGACTCGAGGTCATCACAGTATTGAGATTCACAATGTGGTCGTTCAGATTCGCGATACCGTCCACAGTGGAGAAGGACGCCATCTGGGCAATCATCTGATCATTTTCTACCGGCTTGAACGGGTCCTGCATCGACAACTGCTGAGACAAAAGGGCGAAAAAGTCCTCTTGGGTTAGCTCCTGCTTTTTGGCCTCTGGCACTGCTTCTTTGGTCTGCAACCTGACACTGTCCAGAAAGGGATTTCCCGTGCTCTGGGTTGACTGGGCCGCCGATGCCTGACTGATAGAGTTAAGAAAACTCACGGCTTACCTCCTTAGCGCCACATCCGTTATTTGCCCATTCTCAGAGTCTGCATCAGCATACTCTTGGCGGTGTCGGCCACCTGGACATTCATCTGGTACGAACGTGATGCGGAAATCATGTCAGCCATTTCTTCCATCACGTTCACATTGGGTTTGTAAATAAAGCCATCGGCATCCGCCATGGGATGATCCGGGTTGTATTCTTTTTGCAGCGGCTTATCGCTTTCGACTATGCCTTTGACATTCACACCACGGGCAGATTGCTGCTGGCTGGCTTTGGCAAGCTCAGCTTCAAACACCGGATGACGTGCCCGGTAGGTTTTATCGACACTGCTGGAAACTGAATCTGCGTTGGCAATGTTGCTTGCGGTGGTGTTGAGGCGAACCGATTGCGCACTCATACCAGAGCCAGACACATTGAAGATATTAAACAAGCTCATTGTCAGTCTCCTTTAATGGCCTTTTTCATACCGTTGAACTTGCCCTCCAGAAAGCCCAGCGACATCTGATATTCCAGCGCATTCTGCATAAAGGCCGACTGCTCCTGCTGGATATCTACCGTGTTGCCATCGCCGGTATCGGGCTGATTGGGAACACGGAACTGCACGTGTTGCCGGCTCAGAGCTTGCAAGTCAAAATGCCCTTCACTGGTTTGAGCCATTTGCATGCCACGCTGATGACTGCGTGCAGCCTGCAGCGCATCGGCAAAGTTCACATCCCGGGCTTTGTAGTGGGGGGTATCGGCGTTGGCGATATTGCTTGAGAGGACTTCCGCCCGCTCTGCTCTGATGCCAAGGGTAAATTGATGCACCCCAAGCGCCTTATCGAAACTGATCGCCATAAAATTGCCTCCACGCCATGATGGCTGATGAAAAGCAATTCATGTGCCAAATCTTGAGTGTTAACCATGGCAAATGACAGGCAACAAAAAAGCCGCCTTGAAAAAGACGGCTTTTTTGTTTTTATTCATATGGTTATTTTGCTAGGTCTTTTTCTGGTAGTAAATACCCGGGTTGCAGCGCACCATGTCAAATTCATCGGTCAATCCGGCAATTGACTCGGAAGCGCCAAGAAACAATATGCCCTTGGGGTTAAGGGCGGCAGCAAATTGCCGCAGTATTTTCGCCTTTGCCTCAGGGGCAAAGTAAATGAGCACGTTGCGGCAAAAAATGATGTCGAATTTGCCGAGCAAGGCATAACTTTCCAGCAGGTTATGTGCTCTGAAACTCACCATACGACGAACATTGTCTTTTACCCGCATGTTGCCGCTTGGCAAGGTATCGAAAAAAGCCCGTTTACGCTCATCCGATAAACCGCGCCCCAGCGCCAAACTGTCGTATTCAGCTTGCTTACAACGCTCCAGCATCGAGGGGGACAAATC
The window above is part of the Shewanella litorisediminis genome. Proteins encoded here:
- the flgC gene encoding flagellar basal body rod protein FlgC, producing the protein MSLFNIFNVSGSGMSAQSVRLNTTASNIANADSVSSSVDKTYRARHPVFEAELAKASQQQSARGVNVKGIVESDKPLQKEYNPDHPMADADGFIYKPNVNVMEEMADMISASRSYQMNVQVADTAKSMLMQTLRMGK
- the flgE gene encoding flagellar hook protein FlgE, translating into MSFNIALSGIAAAQKDLNTTANNIANVNTTGFKESRAEFADVYAASIFSNSKTQVGGGVTTTQVAQQFHQGSLQFTSNALDLAISGGGFFVTSADPSARDYSFTRAGAFKVDSNNYLVDSAGNFLQTFPVDKFGNSTSVSLTTTRPVQIPDTAGSPVMTENVGIQMNLNAGEKTKDPAAFDPDDPTTFNNSTSSTIYDSLGEPHILTTYFVRPNNGAYTGENNWVAYYALDGQPVNLGGGPGTYQMDTNGDGTPDATGTAQTIGGWSGAVLTFNSTGTYTGTNPAIITTEPLGIGGAGILGPGADGSQTLTINFANPTQYASAFEVTELTQDGTTVGRLTNVEVGEDGLIKAAYSNGSTVPLGRVALVRFANEQGLTQVGNTSWKESLASGTALAGEANSGTFGAIRSAALEQSNVDLTTELVDLISAQRNFQANSRTLEVNNTLQQTILQIR
- the flgB gene encoding flagellar basal body rod protein FlgB, encoding MAISFDKALGVHQFTLGIRAERAEVLSSNIANADTPHYKARDVNFADALQAARSHQRGMQMAQTSEGHFDLQALSRQHVQFRVPNQPDTGDGNTVDIQQEQSAFMQNALEYQMSLGFLEGKFNGMKKAIKGD
- the flgD gene encoding flagellar hook assembly protein FlgD — protein: MSFLNSISQASAAQSTQSTGNPFLDSVRLQTKEAVPEAKKQELTQEDFFALLSQQLSMQDPFKPVENDQMIAQMASFSTVDGIANLNDHIVNLNTVMTSSQALQASGLVGQKVLIPSASGHVSTEEPNLHGVISTSKPIETIMVRIEDAKGQLVKTFSVDGSDGGNIDVNWDGLDAEGKPVAEGTYTIKASGRIDGKAEELPVSTYAHVTSVSLGTAATGAILNLRGIGGIKLSDVLAVAES